GATGGCCCACGCTCGGTCGAAGAGCCCCCGGGGGTGGGCGGTCCGGATTCCCTGGCGGCGGAGGGTCCGCCAGGCGTCCTGGGCCTCCATGTCGAGGAGCTCCCCCCTCGCCACCTTTCGCCGGAGGACGGCATGCGCCTCGAAGAGCCACAGCCATGGCGCGATCGGTTCGGTGCCCTCGGCCTGCCATGCCTTCCAGTGCTCCCGGACGACGTCGCTCTTCGTCTCCGGGAGGACGAGCTTGAGGACGAGGCTCGCGTCGACGCAAACCTCCGCCATCAACGCTCTCCACTCCGAATGGCCGCCAGATCGTCCGTCGAGTTGGAAAGCAGGATGCCGCCGCGTCGTTCGAGGATGCGAGCTCGGAGCCGATCCGCATCGAGCAGGGCCGACTCATCGGCAGGGGTGGGGACCGCCTCCTCAAGGGCGGCCAGGTCGTGGAGCCCGACCAGGGCTGCTTTCGCCATCCCTCGAGAGGTCAGCAGGATCCGTTCCCGCCCGTGGGCCACCG
The window above is part of the Armatimonadota bacterium genome. Proteins encoded here:
- a CDS encoding type II toxin-antitoxin system VapC family toxin, encoding MAEVCVDASLVLKLVLPETKSDVVREHWKAWQAEGTEPIAPWLWLFEAHAVLRRKVARGELLDMEAQDAWRTLRRQGIRTAHPRGLFDRAWAIAAVLGRPTTYDTVYLAVAELRGCELWTVDEQLARVAAGRFPQLRVV
- a CDS encoding type II toxin-antitoxin system Phd/YefM family antitoxin, producing MRRASIAEAKARLSSLINAVAHGRERILLTSRGMAKAALVGLHDLAALEEAVPTPADESALLDADRLRARILERRGGILLSNSTDDLAAIRSGER